The window aaaatttaatcaaaatattccaATCAAATATGcctaattaatattaacttttattaatataaaataaaatatttaagtaaagaataatttttatatttaaattgataaaatgattgatgagatatctatatatatctaataacgcttaatttaaaatgttggaggtgtaatttctctttcctaataattatttatcttaattattttctctctccaaataattatatatatatatatatatataaatttcttttctaatatatatatatatatatttctctcccttaatttaattatttagtattttttactctctcttaccatataaatatttatatttttttcgcattaataatataaaatatttttttatcaataattttatattaaaatatataatattacataacatatttatttttatatttaataataacaatatatatatatagagtaatgatagggaacgcGAATATGGGGCCGCGAATGTCCGCAAAAATAGAATATTCCTTTAAATACCGAATATTATTTCTccttttactaattatttttttctacttcTACCGATTAATTTATCCTATTAtcacgattaattatttcactaattttttttatatttattatctctcatttaactGGTAAAATAACACCTTACAacttctatttattaattaatttctttttcactAAACTCTAAtctctaaatttttaattttaaaccataaattttaaaccctaaatcataaaccctaattaatatcattatttagttgaattatgaatttatctcttttattttttatatttttatgacttttcaatttctttatttatcaaatattttttaatgacttattaatattttttttagttttattatttataaatgtttatctaatatttttattctcacgctaattattaataaatttttaggatttagagtttagggtttacaGTTTAggggtttaaataaattaattagtgagataaattaattgattattaagagagaaaaaaatataaattaattaattcgtagaagggagaaattaattaatataaggaaagagaatattccgtttttaaatagaatattctattttcgcgGACATTCGCGGTCCCAAATTCGgcgttccctatcattactcattatatatatttgttattaaaaataaaaatattatatcactctatatacattaaaaatgtGCATAATGAACAAATTCACATAAATAACAgaattataaaactattattttaactatttctGATGTTTGTTTTGAGATGTTTATGAAGTCAATTAAAAACCTGTTTCCCTTTCTTAAGACATTTCATAAATCTATGGGGTCCTAtattcttttttgttttatttttaataaaaaaattatgttaggttgctatgtttatattattctcaattttataatattaattgattagaatttaatatatatatatatatatatatatattaatttgattttttttcattgatctatatttctaaaaaattatagttggaataatcaaaattatttcagTTTAACTATGAAAACATtctcataaattaataaaaacaacttAATGAAAGGACAACAAAACATAATTGCATAACAATATAATACACTTGAGCATTTTCCCCTCCCCTTGGTATgggatacaaaaacaaattttgaatCTTCTTGGATTTGGAAAATCATTGTAGAACTTTTAATTGCCATTGACAACTTAATAATGGACAAATTAACAATTTCTTTCTGGTATATATGATCCattaatggttaaaaaaatgattCCACCTATGGGTTATGTTCTTcttctaattaatataattatacatctATCAATAATATTgcttaataaaataactatacatataattcattatttatataaaactattgGTGGTTCACCTGTGTAATAAGGTCTGAAGATTAATTTCTTTCTGGTATCATCATTAATGAGCTTATATTTAAaagcataaaaataaaacaaaatgtatAATCATTTTAATGTCATAGAGATAGATCTACACATATCAAATAacactaattatatatttcttttaaaagcACTATTTTATAACCAAATCTATCTCTTTATTCTCCCAATGAATCATTTGGTGTATATTTAGTTGCATGAATTGAGAATGAGTGAGTAATGAGTATGTCCTATATTTTATGcacaattttcttttaaagtgttaaaaattatattaataactaaaataatatgaaaCTCATACTATCTCAttgaaaatatacaaaaaaaaaaaaaaaaaaaaaaaatgtgttaacgcgaaaaaagtgagaaaataaaataaaataaagattagaaaaacataaaaaaaaaacctccAAACTTTCAAACTAGGTCTAAATCTTCAACAAATCAAACTCATACACAGGGAAATAATTTCAAAAGGATTTCGAGATAAAGTCATAAAGTCGATATTGAACCAACATTTCATGCCATAACATTCCTAATATTTTGTAGATCAAGCctcattatatttatagaatgaCAAATATaaagcttttatatatatatagtacatTTAATTGTATATAATCAATATTAAGCACACTTACTTCAATGCATCTATGTATAAACACATATTCCAAGGCACACACAAATgaaagcatatatatataagcacaCTTACTAATTCAAGAATCAGTACTGCTTGTGCTTCCATGGCTGATCTATTGCATTTGTGGGCGAAGATTGAACATTGAAGAAAGTGGATTCATCGAAGAGAGGCTCGTCACAACTTGAAGATTGTTCTGAATCATCTGTTTgtgttttctattttcattcTCTGGCCGAGGTCCAATGGTGGAAGAATATTGGTTCTGAGCCAATACCTGTTGGCCAGCATAGGCGGCGCCTTCTGCTTGCGAAACAACTCCATGTCTCACAAATGGGAAGAACTCCCAATTCAAATAAGGATTGCTTGGAATTATGACATTGTTTGGAAAGATAGGAATGGCGAAATTGATGTTATTAGTGTAATTTTCATTAACACCTCCTCCTTGTTGGTTTAGAATTGTGTACTCATTCTTTTCGCTCGACATGTGACTATCTTGTTCAAGATTTGGTCTCTTAGATGTGTCTTGATTTGTGTGTGTTTGGTTCAAATCGAATGAGGAATGATAAGATGGAGGATGATATACATTCAACTCATGAGAAATCGAGTTCGAAGAAAAAGGTGGGAAATGAAGTGGTGGAAGATTGTCGATTTCGTGTTTAGTTTCTTCAAGCAACCAATCTATAACTTTGCTAGGCTGATTAAGGTTTAGCCTCTCTTGAAGATTGTATAATTGAAGAGCTGTGGGCACAGATAACCTAATTCTCCTATCTCTTAAACCTCTTATTGTACTTACCTTGCTATGTCTATCTTTTGATCCAGATAAGGGTGAAGCATGAACAATCCTTGGATTCCTACAAGAAGACCATCGTCTTGAACTCGATGAACGTTTGTTGGATTGACCATTCATTTGATCTTCAAGTTTCGGATGAAGACCATTTTCTTTTGAAGACATATTCATCTCTTCAAAAGTGAATTGTAGAGCTGTggaaacaacaaaataattcttTCTAAAGCATAGAGAAACATGTTTCAACTATTACATATTTGTGAATTTCAAGAACATATGAACTCACCAATAAGTGGGCAATTAGAAGATGTGATATGAAGCCTTCAAAGTCCCTTTTAGTTCATTCTTGGTGAACTTCTTTAGATCATACCGACATCTTTTACTATCAAAACCTTATTCATTTCCTCGAACTACCATGTTGAGTTAGTTCCGATAATGGAAAAGATGCAAGAATTTGTCTCTCATAATGTCTCATATAGAAACACAATTCAAGAAGAAGATAAGGTGTGGTATCAGCCACGTGTCAATTTTATGTGATATTTTTCacaatttcatattatttagaGCACTTATAGTTTGCACATGATCATAGTACTATAGAGTGAAAATATGGAGTTCTTTGGTCATATCATATATAAATTCTCAACTTTAGTTTACATTTACAGAAGTTTGACTTAAAATTATTGGTGTGGGACCAATCACCAACTCATCAAACAATTAGAAAATTGCAACAAATTACTCAAAGATGAATACTAATGACTATTTATGGGatcaaattatgttttcatacAATTTAATTACTATATGTTTAATAGAACTGTCAATGTGATTAcaatcacaaaaataaatatatgatctttatttttttttggtaccTAAGAAGTCCATAACACTAAAGAAAAAGtaccaaaataaataacaatggaattaatttttttttaaaaaagatacCAACTAATAAGACATGACTTAGTGTCGACTCCTTTTCGTTAGATCAGGAATAAACTTATGCCGATTTGAACCCTTAATTGAGATTTTCATAAGATTATCTGAAAATAactctaaataaatttatagacGTGGTTGAGTATCTTTAAAAAGtagtcaatttattttaaacaaagttaaaaacattatatttcaatatcaatttaagaaaaatatacattttcacacttccataatatatatatatatatatatatatattattatttgaatttagaaaacTAACATGATCTTATGATCATGATCCATGATCATCACTGTAACTTAAAAAGTTCTTAACAAAAATCGAACTCTTATccttattgaaaaaaatatttgaatataatattttccaaAACATAAATAGCACAccgaaacaaataaaaacatcattATGTTAGTTTTTTAGATAAATCACATTATCATAATCACCATTTGATTAAACTAGATTCAAACGCGATTTAGTGGCATAACCCTTTTCAATCTCATTAATAAGAGGcaaattaatctatttataatatttttttacgaaATCTCACTTATCTAATTACATCGTGTCTTCTCCgcaaatatttcaaattaatctcTATTAGATAAGTACAATATAGAAAGAATGTATAGGGTTAGTTGATTTATCTCATGAATAGTATATGGTACATATAATCGAGTATAGCATTATAAgatatatgtttaatatatattttttccaaaGTAGATATATAAACCGACAAAAAAAGGTAAAAAGGAAGGTGTGATAATAGGTAATTAAAGTATCGATCTGATAATGATCAGAGATGTATATGTAGGGAGGACAGCTGCATGTTCATAGATGAGGGACCAAACAAACAGGTCCTTAAAAGCTTCATTTATCTCCTGCAATGGTCCTCAGATCAGGACCACTTGTTGTCAGTAGGATTTGCATGGCTTCATCATCATCGTCCAACTTCAACTTTCAGTCTTCGATCTCTACTGTTTTACCCACGCAACCAAACAAAACCTAACATGTTAACGGTAAAAATTAACAAACCCCCCAAAAAAGAAGTATTTTTTGAGCAAATTACAACCATGATTATCATAAGAATCGATAAGAAGAACATCATGATAGAAGCATCACAATCAAACCTCAAAAAGACTAAACAAATTGACATTACATTTACTCATAAGTGAAGATCGGATGATTGATCACATAATTCACATATTAGAGGCAATACTAGAAACTGAGTTTGAAAAATGTCCCAATAAAGAAGTAACTAGGGCATGACAGATTCGGATGATACAAACCAAAGAACTCAACATTGATTATGACTTTCAATTTGGATGCTTATGAGAATCATGTTCACAGTCAAATTTAGCGAATTGAAAGTGTAGTGAATAACGTAGAGAATATTAAGAAAAGTGGCTGGAAAGGAAAACGTACAAATTTATAGCGTCGTTAATCATGTTAAGAGAGGAGCAACGATATAACCTTATAAAGTAGCTTATGCAGAATCTTCGGGGTTTATTTTGGTGCATAGATTTTTTGGTTCACATCTCAAAGATATATATAGATGTTTGGTGATTAAGTGAGTTTGTTTAGTTAGTCTTATTGTACAAATCAGTACTTTTGTTGGTGATGGTTTTATGTATTTTGAATTGTATCTTAATCATTTATGTTGAATTAGATTATAACTTCTATTGATATTTACCctttttttttgtaaggtaGATGTAGTGATCaactatttgtttatttttttaatttgattaatactTTTCACAAAACAACAACATAACTGTGAAATGTACCAAACCCGAGATTTAATGAAAAACGTCTCatcataaaaagaaaaaaaacacaaattactTCACCTTAATTAACCCTAAATTTTCTCATAATAAAGAAATTGTCATTCCATCACCAAGTTCTTCAATTCCAACAGCCTCGAATTAACTTCAACCCTTATAGATCCATTTTTGGTTGTCCACCCAAAATTTGGACACATCACAATCAGTCAAAAAAGACTCACTTTCCCAGCAAACCTTCACAGCCACTTTCCTACAGAACCACCACTATATGCAACAGGTTTTTCTACTTTGTCCCAACCCACAAGACAAAACCTaacatcattatttcaaataacctaatttttcaTCTAACAAAGTTTTTAACTAAAAACCCAttaataaaaacccaaataaaacaAGCTCAAAAGAGGATATCTTGGTTTCAATTtcttctaattattaatttgttcatTGTCAagtattaatttgatttaaattataataaacatggcctatttgaattttttgaaaaggTATGTAGAATAATTGGGTGGTGTCAATTTGATGATCAAAAGGGTGAGGCCAGAAAATGACCCATAAAGTGCCTCTCCAGTCTGCACCCAATAATGCATTTTTACTGCATCCCAGTGTACGTACGTAATATATAGTGAACTACagtaatcatttttttatatttataaatatatataatgcatGCATTATGCATGGTCCCCTAGCTATCTGATCTCTAGGTCTGTCAGATTTCAGAAACAGACCTTTAGAATGAATTACAATATAAAGTTGTAGGTTTCTCcattattataagtttataacaAAAGAAGATCGTCGAACTACATACTTACATATATGAATATGATCGTACATTAATTTTATGTTCAATGACTGTAAATAATCATGAATTCATAATCATCATGTTCTTAATTCACATTCGGAGCTTGTTTCGTtgaggattatttaaataaactttaatttgtttaagAAATATTGAGGTGATTTAATTTGAAgatgtgtgtttttttttaaaaaaaaaacttaaaaagaaaataaaaaatattttaattaataaattaagtaatttggtAAATAAGAGTTAATCATTTTGCTGATATTCGATAAAAAAAAGATCAGTTATAAATCATATATGATTTGTGCTGTGAAAATTATATGATTCAAAACCCTTGATATAAACATTTTAGTAATAAAGTTGTACATTTTACCATCGGTCACGAGTTTGATTTTCATTTAGAATATCTTAAGTTGAAAAGGATATTAtacttcattaaaaaaataagagtggtataatcattttttaagtgatttttaaaaattgatcacTATAATATAACATCAAGTTTCATAAGTTAGTCTGCACATAAAAATAATGGAGatctcaaaaaaaattattgttaaagtCACATATTAAGAAGTAAAAAACTTTATTTCAAGATTGTCGAAAGAGCTGAAATCATGGAGCTAAATGCGCTTTTAGTGGTCGAATTTGGCTCTTTTCTATATACTTTTCTCATAGTTTATACCAATACATAGTTTCTATTCTTCTATGTGGATATTAAATCTTGTTATTCTTGATCTCATTTTGAAACATCTTGGTGATTTTATGAGTGTCAATTTCTCCATGAAATACATAAACTTATCCATGACTAGAGTGAATTTTTCCTCTTTCATAtcgtaatatatataattttttgccTTAAACCTaatccattttaaaatattaagagttAAAAGGGGTTTTAACGTCTAATTCAACATTTTGTAAGTAGTCACTTATTTTTTCAGTTCTAATCTTAAAACTAAGAAAATGAAGAGTTTCTAGATAAGTGTCAAGTTACAATGAGGGAATGACTCCGACTACGTACATAGTTCTTTGTCTAATCTTAAAACTAAGAAAATGAAGAGTTTCTAGATAAGTGTCAAGTTACAATGAGGGAATGACTCCGACTACGTACATAGTTCGTACGTATACGTGATCACCATAGTCGTCCGTCCTAAGACGCTCTCTACTAATACGTTTACTTGgcataaaatttgtaatttctttttcttataataaaagttTCGAGCATactaattattacttttttttatatattttattgataaggAGTCGaagtaaaagagaaaaataaggtgagaaagaaaattgaaaaaaataatttagtgctttttatatgtattaaataCGCATTGACCTCTAATAAGGTTTTCTATATACCTCAATTTTAGTTGGGTGGAgtaattatgatattatttaagtgtttttaaataaactaattaactaCATTActgttttattcatttatggGTTTTGGTAACCCTATGACCTGATAGTAATAGAACTAGGACACAATTGTCTAATGTGAATTTGGGGTATGCAATGGGatgaatatgttaaaataattttgtattatttaaatgaaaatattaattaaaaatattcaaatagaTATGATATGACCTAAGGATGACAATGGGTATCCGTATACCCGATAGTCGTGAGTACCCGATGGTCGAGTTCGAGTATTTAAAATCGAGGTCGGAAATGGGGAGTGAAAATGATTACCCGATCGGATTCGGAGTCAGGATAGAGAGTGTGTGAAACCCAAACCCAATAcccgatatatatatatatatatatatatatatatttgttaaagtttaaaatgtattttcaaatttcacattattataattattataaattacagtaatatattatttattatccatACCTACATTTCACGCCATCATCATTTCAATTTAGCATACCTCTAACtcttaatctttaatttatttattaacaaaatattttattactctACTCactattcattttttcttttcaaatttaacattcattcatttttttttctgacTTCTCTCTagtttttgttttcaaatttaatattcattcaactttcttcacatttttttttgttgaacttcaagtaataataacaacaaagttgttatattttgttgaaCTTCTACAATATAATGATGcaagtaagtaatatttttttgtgtttttaatatttacaaaacaataatataaatttatattttcatcggGTAATTGGGGCACCCGTTGGGAatcgggtacccgacgaatcggggatAGAGATATAACTAGAGATACCCGTCAGATTCGGGTTcgggtaataaaataaaaatcgagtTTAGGAATGAGTACTTCACTAACCGGCGGGTAGAatacccgttgccatccctagACGTGAGAgacaaaatcaatattttttaaggattaagactaattaatttttaaggattaattattaatttgttagtaAATCAAGTTTAAGTAAATCTCATAATCGTGTTTATAgcaaaatatattgttttaatgaattaacttgtgtttaattttatgaaatataaaacTAATGTTGAAAATAAGTTCAGCTCAAAGTTTGGGGTCAACATTTGTACGAAAATAAGTTCTagattaatttgttaggcccaggGGTTTAAATTCGAAAAACTAAACACCTAGAGGACTAATACAAATTTTCTTCGgcagaaaaaattaaaaaaagaagctTACGGTTacttttttagaaaaattgacGGACTTCGGGACcttcactatatatatatatatgcccgGATCTCAAACAAGAATGATAGACTTATAGTCGGCTCTTCAAaatgttagaattatcctaattagatcatAATATAAtgtatgagaaattaaaatctaaatgtTGCGGAAGCGTACTTTAATTCAATCATGAATATTCTATTTCTTTAGAatgaaaatagtttttaatctcTCTTTTATAGACTTATTttatggaatggttcttccaatTTGTTGAGTACGACACTGATTTTCCCTCTCTGTTGATGGGAATGCAAATGAGAGTTGTTCGTACTTCAAATGAGGACCATTAcggttacatataaccaacattaagtttgttattatagttaggtcatttctaatttagtccattcataaaattagaaatgttacttaggtatcctcactttatattcatgacaaatacactcataagtcataaacttaatttcacattagatcacattattttgactaatatgacatttgcacaattatttattatactagagACCCtaaaaatttcaacaatctctcatggggtcacgtatgtacaaaaataaatgtatcaaccataatgcgcctgaagttttatgtcatctctatcatatgttgtatacacaattttatcaattaaacatatcaatataggaccaaagagctcgtcgttgtatttaagcacaactagaccaagcaatgatcacataaattaatacaattaattgacaaatcatatcatgaatgtgagaaTGAAAATTCTatgcaaggtgatcttttcatgtcaattttcaactggtcctacttgactttaatgagatcatactttaaaaagaattatacaaagtgtaacgaactgaataatacttaatttatgatcagaataaaaaactttataaatatctataaaataattaaactaaaagacgtcaaaattacaaactcccactgaagttagagatctacaacactcatacgagcaatattctcatgaaagacattagatGATAAACCTATTACCAAGAGGTTCATAACCATGgagtttgtacataaatattttataaaaagttatccactttgtatcatttcttt is drawn from Impatiens glandulifera unplaced genomic scaffold, dImpGla2.1, whole genome shotgun sequence and contains these coding sequences:
- the LOC124917239 gene encoding transcription factor TCP13-like, whose product is MNMSSKENGLHPKLEDQMNGQSNKRSSSSRRWSSCRNPRIVHASPLSGSKDRHSKVSTIRGLRDRRIRLSVPTALQLYNLQERLNLNQPSKVIDWLLEETKHEIDNLPPLHFPPFSSNSISHELNVYHPPSYHSSFDLNQTHTNQDTSKRPNLEQDSHMSSEKNEYTILNQQGGGVNENYTNNINFAIPIFPNNVIIPSNPYLNWEFFPFVRHGVVSQAEGAAYAGQQVLAQNQYSSTIGPRPENENRKHKQMIQNNLQVVTSLSSMNPLSSMFNLRPQMQ